gattaataaaaatgagcATGTCTAGGAGAACAGAAATTTTCTTATCGTTAACATATCgtattcaacaatattttgaatttatttagaaaCGCGTtcgaagcaaaaaaaaatattattaccgtaattgttgatagtaaaataaaatttcagattATTTATGTTACTCGAAATCCCAAGGATACCTGTATATCATATTACAATCATTCAAAATTGATGGAAGGCTATAAaggaaactttgaaaatttctgcGAATTGTTTCTTGCAGGCAAACGTAAGTCGAAATGATTTATGATATACGGGGTGTTTCTAGATTCATActtttattaatgaatataaGATGGGTTTTTCCTATAACAGAATTTCTTCAGAACACCCCTCTCCGAGATATCGCCCTTAAAAAGTGgttacaaaaattgtatttctattttttcttgaagATTTCAATGAAGCTAGAAACTTGgatttctgtaatttttgtgAACTCGCAATGGACTAACTACgagtattatttcaatattcctgGTACACTATACGAGGGTGAATTCAGcctttaatttatttcatatcaaaacttaagATGAAGTTTcgtagaataaaattataacttataaTCTTTGTTctatttaaacataaaaagaaGTTTCTAGCCTtattgaaacttgaaaaaataataataaatctcaATTTTAGTAACTACTTTTTAAGGGTGACACCACCTCGGAAAGGGGTGGGTTGAAGAAATtctgttataggaaagacctgAATTATGTCGTATGAATCTAGAAAAACACTGTACTAGTATACAATGTGATAATATAATGAATGAATAATGAACTTATGCATACTTCATTTTTTAGTGAGTTTTGCACCATACTGGAATCACATTTTTCCTTTTTGGGAAAGGAGAAATCAaccaaatattttgtttttaaaatacgaaaaaatgatCGATGATCTTCCTTCAGTTATTAAAGAAGTTGcggattttttagaaaaacctcTGAcatccgaaaatatcgatgcttTATCCAAGCATTTAAGCTTTGAAAGCATGAAGAATAATCCGTCTGTTAATTACGAAGTAGTGATAGGAATGcatagaaaattcaaattaattgaatgcGAAGGAAATTTCATGAGATCGGGGAAAGTTGGAGATTATAAAGCGAAAATGAGTCCggatataattcaaaaatttaatgattggACAgaagaaaataccaaaaatactgattttagttattaatattttctttccttgtaaattgataattatattgtttctaTTTGACACTTTACGTCTCATAATCTTATGTCAACACTACCCACATGATTTTTCTTAAAAGGGGACGCTCAATTATGTATATGAATGGAAAGAGTTATTGTGTTATATAATTGGTTCTCAAACTTTTCTGTTTCATAGACGACAAAATTTTGCTGGATCCGGAGGACAGCTACATTACTAACAA
This genomic interval from Diorhabda sublineata isolate icDioSubl1.1 chromosome 7, icDioSubl1.1, whole genome shotgun sequence contains the following:
- the LOC130446595 gene encoding luciferin sulfotransferase-like gives rise to the protein MVFTMFDNEKLDKILERDFTNVFRLGHINVEGVVMPKRFAEMKSEILNWNVNENDVWICSFPKTGTTWTQEMVWMIMNNLDFEKGKTNLGIRSPFLEVTALFDYRNFQKENTDFHPPPFIEDSLKFVKESSQNGPLCIKTHLPWPLLPKEIRDNIKKPKIIYVTRNPKDTCISYYNHSKLMEGYKGNFENFCELFLAGKLSFAPYWNHIFPFWERRNQPNILFLKYEKMIDDLPSVIKEVADFLEKPLTSENIDALSKHLSFESMKNNPSVNYEVVIGMHRKFKLIECEGNFMRSGKVGDYKAKMSPDIIQKFNDWTEENTKNTDFSY